A genomic segment from Sphingopyxis sp. DBS4 encodes:
- the murJ gene encoding murein biosynthesis integral membrane protein MurJ, protein MTSLVKSVGTIGGLTMVSRLFGFVRDMLLARVLGAGLAADAFQLAFTLPNTFRRLFAEGAFSVAFVPMYSRALHGEGGEEAAARFADDVLSVFLWVLLAFSAVMMIAMPGIVWILARDFQNVPGKFDFAVFLSRVTFPYLALISLVAMLSGLLNARSRFAPGAFAPVLLNILLIGGIVTGWWLRGPRGDDRIVAEALAVSVSLAGIAQLAYLWWSVRRAGLTLRFRFPKFTPEVKRLGMLILPATFGAGIYQVSQFVDTFFATSLPQGSLTLLKLADRLNQLPLGIVGIALGTAILPMLSRHIHSGDAAEAQRLQANAFEMATLLTLPAAAALAICAPAFVTAFFVGGKFTDADGATMAHIVVALVAGLPAYVIVKILNPGFFAREDTRTPVWTALASLIVNIAINLYVVERFGIVGLAGATAVSASLNCLLLYVILHRRGWFHFTAKLAGRITRQLVAVAAMAALLWWMMPLMQPWYGGNVVQRVGALAALCGVGGAVFFAAAFVTGALDKDLLAMLTRRRRNGAAKSQE, encoded by the coding sequence ATGACCAGCCTCGTCAAGAGCGTCGGGACGATCGGCGGGCTGACGATGGTCAGCCGCCTGTTCGGTTTCGTGCGCGACATGCTGCTCGCCCGCGTGCTCGGCGCCGGGCTCGCCGCCGACGCTTTCCAGCTCGCCTTCACGCTGCCCAACACCTTCCGCCGCCTGTTTGCAGAGGGCGCCTTCTCGGTCGCTTTCGTGCCGATGTACAGCCGTGCGCTGCATGGCGAAGGGGGTGAGGAGGCCGCGGCGCGATTCGCCGACGACGTGCTCTCGGTCTTCCTCTGGGTCTTGCTCGCCTTTTCGGCGGTGATGATGATCGCGATGCCGGGGATCGTCTGGATTCTCGCGCGCGATTTCCAGAACGTGCCGGGCAAGTTCGATTTCGCGGTGTTCCTGAGCCGGGTGACCTTTCCCTATCTTGCGCTGATCAGCCTCGTCGCGATGCTGTCGGGGCTGCTCAACGCACGCTCGCGCTTTGCGCCGGGGGCGTTTGCCCCGGTGTTGCTCAACATTTTGCTGATCGGCGGCATCGTTACCGGCTGGTGGCTGCGCGGGCCCCGGGGCGACGACCGGATCGTCGCCGAGGCACTCGCCGTTTCGGTCAGTCTCGCCGGCATCGCCCAGCTCGCCTATCTCTGGTGGTCGGTCCGCCGTGCAGGCCTGACCTTGCGCTTCCGCTTCCCCAAATTCACCCCCGAGGTGAAGCGGCTCGGGATGCTGATCCTGCCCGCGACCTTCGGCGCCGGCATCTATCAGGTCAGCCAGTTCGTCGACACCTTCTTCGCGACCTCGCTGCCGCAGGGATCGCTGACGCTGCTCAAGCTCGCCGACCGGCTGAACCAGCTTCCACTCGGCATCGTCGGCATCGCGCTCGGCACCGCGATCCTGCCGATGCTGTCGCGCCATATCCACAGCGGCGACGCCGCCGAGGCACAGCGGCTGCAGGCCAACGCCTTCGAGATGGCGACGCTGCTGACGCTGCCCGCCGCCGCCGCGCTTGCGATCTGCGCGCCCGCCTTCGTCACCGCCTTCTTCGTCGGCGGGAAATTCACCGACGCTGACGGCGCGACGATGGCGCATATCGTCGTCGCGCTCGTTGCGGGCCTGCCCGCCTATGTCATCGTCAAGATATTGAACCCCGGCTTCTTCGCGCGCGAGGATACGCGGACCCCGGTGTGGACCGCGCTTGCCTCGCTGATCGTCAATATCGCGATCAACCTCTATGTCGTCGAGCGCTTCGGCATCGTCGGGCTCGCGGGCGCGACCGCGGTTTCGGCGAGCCTCAACTGCCTCCTCCTCTATGTCATCCTGCACCGCCGCGGCTGGTTCCATTTCACCGCGAAGCTCGCGGGGCGGATCACGCGCCAGCTCGTTGCGGTCGCTGCGATGGCGGCGTTGCTCTGGTGGATGATGCCGCTCATGCAGCCCTGGTACGGCGGCAATGTCGTGCAGCGCGTCGGCGCGCTCGCCGCGCTGTGCGGCGTGGGGGGCGCGGTCTTCTTTGCCGCGGCCTTCGTCACCGGCGCGCTTGACAAGGATCTGCTCGCCATGCTGACGCGGCGCCGCCGCAACGGTGCGGCAAAATCTCAGGAGTAA
- the trpS gene encoding tryptophan--tRNA ligase, with protein sequence MRTLSGIQPTGNLHLGNYLGAIRNWVRMQDEMEGDKLYFLADLHAISMPHVPAELTANTRAMTAALVACGIDTDRSLLFNQARVPAHAELQWLLNGTARLGWLNRMTQFKDKSGKNRESASAALYTYPVLQAADVLLYQTTHVPVGEDQKQHLELARDVAQKFNNDYASEDAPVFTLPEPIIPAGMARIMSLRDGTAKMSKSDPSDMSRINLTDDADTMMQKVKKAKTDPEVLPSEAAGLESRPEARNLVGIYAALADTSVDAVLRDYAGQGFGAFKPALGALLIETLGPINARFVALKDDTAALDAILEKGAEKARLLAKPTLDAAYAALGLCR encoded by the coding sequence ATGCGGACGCTATCGGGCATCCAGCCCACCGGAAATTTGCACCTCGGCAATTATCTGGGCGCGATCCGCAACTGGGTGCGGATGCAGGACGAGATGGAGGGCGACAAGCTCTATTTCCTCGCCGACCTCCACGCGATCTCGATGCCGCACGTTCCGGCCGAACTCACCGCCAACACCCGCGCGATGACCGCCGCGCTCGTCGCCTGTGGCATCGACACCGACCGCTCGCTGCTCTTCAATCAGGCGCGCGTCCCCGCGCATGCCGAACTGCAATGGCTCCTCAACGGCACCGCGCGGCTCGGCTGGCTCAACCGGATGACGCAGTTCAAGGACAAGTCGGGCAAGAATCGCGAAAGCGCGTCGGCGGCACTCTACACTTACCCTGTTCTGCAAGCGGCCGACGTGCTGCTCTACCAGACGACGCACGTGCCCGTAGGCGAGGACCAGAAGCAGCATCTCGAACTCGCGCGCGACGTCGCGCAGAAGTTCAACAATGATTATGCCAGCGAGGACGCGCCGGTATTCACCTTGCCCGAACCGATCATCCCGGCCGGGATGGCGCGCATCATGAGCCTGCGCGACGGCACCGCGAAAATGTCCAAGTCCGATCCGTCCGACATGAGCCGCATCAACCTGACCGACGATGCCGACACGATGATGCAGAAGGTCAAGAAGGCGAAGACCGATCCCGAGGTGCTGCCGTCCGAGGCTGCCGGGCTGGAGAGTCGCCCCGAGGCGCGCAACCTCGTCGGCATCTATGCCGCGCTCGCCGACACCAGCGTCGATGCGGTGCTGCGCGACTATGCGGGGCAGGGGTTCGGCGCGTTCAAGCCCGCGCTCGGCGCGCTGCTGATCGAAACGCTCGGCCCGATCAACGCGCGCTTCGTCGCGCTGAAGGACGATACGGCGGCGCTCGACGCCATTCTCGAAAAGGGCGCGGAAAAGGCGCGCCTTCTCGCGAAACCGACGCTCGATGCCGCTTATGCCGCGCTGGGGCTGTGCCGCTGA
- a CDS encoding DUF4136 domain-containing protein gives MSMNKNISRRLGLAAIAGAALALAGCATPFKADVARFQTQLPAPQGQSFAIEASNPALQGGIEFGQYANLVAGELTRYGYRPAANGERPDMVVRMDYGVDKGRERVVSSPGFGDPWYGGFGPSYYRPVIVRGPRGRRYVYGWRDPFLWGGFGPGWGYNDVSSYTVYTSGLNLQINRASDGYRLFEGHAEAQSRDNNLQALVPNLVEAMFTGFPGNSGERVRITVAPPEKG, from the coding sequence ATGAGCATGAACAAGAATATTTCCCGGCGGCTCGGTCTGGCCGCCATTGCGGGCGCGGCGCTGGCATTGGCCGGCTGCGCGACTCCCTTCAAGGCCGACGTCGCGCGTTTCCAGACGCAGCTTCCGGCGCCGCAGGGCCAGAGCTTCGCGATCGAGGCGAGCAACCCGGCGCTGCAGGGCGGCATCGAGTTCGGCCAATATGCCAACCTCGTCGCCGGCGAGCTGACCCGCTACGGCTATCGCCCCGCCGCCAATGGCGAGCGGCCGGATATGGTCGTCCGCATGGACTATGGCGTCGACAAGGGGCGTGAGCGCGTCGTGTCGTCGCCCGGCTTCGGCGACCCCTGGTACGGCGGTTTCGGCCCGTCCTATTATCGCCCGGTGATCGTCCGCGGGCCGCGCGGCCGCCGCTATGTCTACGGCTGGCGCGATCCCTTCCTGTGGGGCGGCTTCGGTCCCGGCTGGGGCTATAACGACGTGTCGAGCTACACCGTCTATACCAGCGGCCTCAATCTCCAGATCAACCGCGCTTCCGACGGCTATCGCCTGTTCGAGGGCCATGCCGAGGCGCAGTCGCGCGACAATAATCTGCAGGCGCTGGTCCCGAACCTCGTCGAGGCGATGTTCACCGGCTTCCCCGGCAATTCGGGCGAGCGCGTCCGCATCACCGTGGCGCCGCCCGAAAAGGGCTGA
- a CDS encoding transglycosylase domain-containing protein: MFDFLKSRSSVPPSPPETPAAPYPDPFAPAVPLPAPESRFRKWTRRVSRGFAIFAVVFILLVGWLALTAPLSKSLQPIAPPEITLLASDGTPIARMGAIVDAPVDVAKLPKHVPGAFIAIEDRRFYSHWGVDPRSVARAVWANLTGGRKQGGSTITQQLAKFTFLTPKKTLGRKAREALIAFWLEAWLTKDEILQRYLSNAYFGDNTYGLRAASLHYFSRQPEKLTPAQAAMLAGLVQAPSRLAPTKNPDLAAKRMKLVVAAMADTGYLTAAEARAIRAPRIDVRSRNTLPTGTYFADWALPEARQLSDVGYSRQTIRTTLDARLQGIARRVTARAGLGKAQVAMVAMRPNGEVVAMVGGRDYAASPFNRVTQARRQPGSTFKLFVYLAALEDGKTPEDRIDNRPIDTGAYQPKNAGGAYSDTITLEDAFAASSNVAAVRLFREVGDDKIIRMARDLGVTSPLAKGDPSLALGTSSMTLLELTAAYAAVAANSYPVVPHAFTEEEPGWFARWVWGPDHFSSRVHDDIEQMLRAAVNRGTGRAARLPQANFGKTGTTQDSRDALFVGYANGLVVGVWIGNDDNSPLHGAAGGGIPARIWRDFMLQASGRAAAPARKERPAADPGGPVQPLDIPDIPLDIPSVPIADKTSVGVKDGQAVISTEIGGTKIDLKLPIGDRPPAQPPPSPAPQ, encoded by the coding sequence ATGTTCGATTTCCTGAAATCCAGATCCTCCGTTCCGCCGTCGCCGCCCGAAACGCCGGCTGCCCCCTATCCCGACCCGTTCGCGCCTGCGGTCCCGCTGCCCGCGCCCGAAAGTCGTTTCCGCAAATGGACACGCCGCGTCTCGCGCGGCTTCGCGATCTTCGCGGTCGTCTTCATCCTGCTCGTCGGCTGGCTCGCACTCACCGCGCCTTTGTCGAAATCGCTGCAACCGATCGCGCCGCCGGAGATCACGCTGCTCGCTTCCGACGGCACCCCGATCGCGCGCATGGGGGCGATCGTCGATGCGCCGGTCGACGTCGCGAAGCTGCCGAAGCATGTCCCCGGCGCCTTCATCGCGATCGAGGACCGCCGTTTCTACAGCCATTGGGGCGTCGATCCGCGCAGCGTCGCGCGCGCCGTCTGGGCGAATCTGACCGGCGGCCGCAAGCAGGGCGGCAGCACGATCACCCAGCAACTCGCCAAATTCACCTTCCTGACCCCGAAAAAGACCCTCGGCCGCAAGGCGCGCGAGGCGCTGATCGCTTTCTGGCTCGAAGCCTGGCTGACCAAGGACGAGATTCTCCAACGCTATCTCTCCAACGCCTATTTCGGCGACAACACCTACGGGCTGCGCGCGGCGTCGCTCCATTATTTCTCGCGCCAGCCCGAGAAGCTGACCCCGGCGCAGGCGGCGATGCTCGCGGGGCTCGTGCAGGCGCCGTCGCGCCTCGCGCCGACCAAGAATCCCGATCTTGCGGCGAAGCGAATGAAGCTGGTCGTCGCCGCGATGGCCGACACGGGCTATCTGACCGCCGCCGAGGCCAGGGCGATCCGCGCCCCGCGTATCGACGTGCGTAGCCGCAACACGCTGCCTACCGGCACTTATTTCGCCGACTGGGCGCTGCCCGAGGCGCGCCAGCTCAGCGATGTCGGCTATTCGCGCCAGACGATCCGCACCACGCTCGACGCGCGGCTACAGGGGATCGCGCGTCGCGTCACCGCGCGCGCCGGGCTGGGCAAGGCACAGGTCGCGATGGTCGCGATGCGTCCGAATGGCGAGGTCGTCGCGATGGTCGGCGGCCGCGACTATGCTGCCTCGCCCTTCAACCGCGTGACGCAGGCGCGGCGCCAGCCGGGATCGACCTTCAAGCTGTTCGTCTATCTCGCCGCGCTGGAGGACGGGAAGACGCCGGAGGATCGGATCGACAATCGCCCGATCGACACCGGCGCCTATCAGCCCAAGAATGCCGGCGGCGCCTATTCGGACACGATCACCCTCGAAGATGCCTTTGCGGCCTCCAGCAATGTCGCCGCGGTGCGGCTGTTTCGCGAGGTCGGCGACGACAAGATCATCCGCATGGCGCGCGACCTTGGCGTCACCTCGCCGCTGGCAAAGGGCGACCCCAGCCTTGCGCTCGGCACGTCGAGCATGACCTTGCTCGAACTCACCGCTGCTTATGCCGCGGTCGCCGCGAACAGCTATCCGGTCGTCCCGCACGCCTTTACGGAAGAGGAGCCGGGCTGGTTCGCGCGCTGGGTCTGGGGGCCCGATCATTTCTCGTCGCGCGTCCACGACGATATCGAACAGATGCTGCGCGCCGCGGTCAATCGCGGCACCGGCCGTGCCGCGCGGCTGCCGCAAGCCAATTTCGGCAAGACCGGCACCACGCAGGACAGCCGCGACGCGCTGTTCGTCGGCTACGCCAACGGGCTGGTCGTCGGGGTCTGGATCGGCAACGACGACAATAGCCCGCTTCATGGCGCCGCGGGCGGCGGCATTCCCGCGCGCATCTGGCGCGATTTCATGCTGCAGGCGAGCGGTCGTGCCGCCGCGCCAGCCCGGAAGGAGCGTCCGGCGGCCGATCCGGGCGGTCCGGTGCAGCCGCTCGACATTCCCGACATTCCCCTCGATATTCCGAGCGTGCCGATCGCCGACAAGACCAGCGTCGGGGTCAAGGACGGCCAGGCCGTGATCAGCACCGAGATCGGCGGCACGAAGATCGATCTCAAGCTGCCGATCGGCGACCGGCCGCCGGCGCAGCCGCCGCCCTCACCGGCGCCGCAATGA
- the ybeY gene encoding rRNA maturation RNase YbeY, with the protein MLSVETHEASPWPDALDWEARAAEAAAAALALTPWAELANAAPLVEIAVRLTDDAEVHALNRDFRGRDKPTNVLSFPQVQADLLDTLSNSDDGEILLGDIVLARGTCVREAEEKGISIADHATHLIVHGTLHLVGYDHMDDPSAQAMEALEVKALASLGIANPYADQD; encoded by the coding sequence ATGCTGAGCGTCGAAACCCACGAAGCGAGCCCCTGGCCCGATGCGCTCGACTGGGAGGCGCGCGCCGCCGAAGCCGCTGCTGCGGCGCTCGCGCTCACGCCGTGGGCGGAGCTTGCCAATGCCGCCCCGCTCGTCGAGATCGCGGTGCGCCTGACCGACGATGCGGAGGTTCATGCGCTCAACCGCGATTTCCGTGGGCGTGACAAGCCGACCAACGTGCTGTCCTTTCCGCAGGTTCAGGCCGATCTGCTCGACACGCTCAGCAACAGCGACGACGGCGAGATATTGCTCGGCGACATCGTCCTCGCCCGCGGAACCTGCGTGCGCGAGGCGGAGGAGAAGGGGATTTCGATTGCCGACCATGCGACGCATCTGATCGTTCACGGCACGCTCCATCTCGTCGGCTACGATCATATGGACGATCCGAGCGCGCAGGCGATGGAGGCCTTGGAAGTGAAAGCGCTTGCATCGCTGGGCATCGCCAATCCATATGCGGATCAGGATTAA
- a CDS encoding hemolysin family protein: MPDDRDSSSRSEDDSRSGLLAGLKTLIFGGDKEPSLREQIEEVIDEAEEEGEDRRGGASAVGDLSPIERKMVRNLLHFGEQTVDDVAVPRGEIVAIPESASFEEVVALFADAGHSRLPVYRETLDEVVGMIHVKDVFAVLAAGQAPPPLLDLIRQPLYVPQSMDVLDLLAEMRAKRTHLAIVIDEYSGTEGLVTFEDLVEEIVGEVEDEHDDEPTALFVPGENGCWEADARAELDDIGEAIDPRLAEVEEDVDTLGGLSAVLAGHVPEVGEILHHPSGWRIEVTEADERRVHHLRLHPPVEIDPEAPLDKPDDF, from the coding sequence ATGCCCGACGACCGGGACTCTTCGAGCCGATCGGAAGACGACAGTAGATCCGGCCTGCTGGCCGGGCTCAAGACATTGATCTTCGGCGGCGACAAGGAGCCGTCGCTTCGCGAACAGATCGAAGAGGTCATCGACGAGGCCGAAGAAGAGGGTGAGGACCGCCGCGGCGGAGCCAGCGCCGTCGGTGACCTTTCGCCGATCGAGCGCAAGATGGTCCGCAACCTCCTGCATTTCGGCGAGCAGACCGTCGACGATGTCGCGGTACCGCGCGGCGAGATCGTCGCTATTCCCGAGAGCGCGAGCTTCGAGGAGGTCGTGGCGCTGTTCGCCGACGCGGGGCACAGCCGCCTGCCGGTCTATCGCGAAACGCTCGACGAGGTTGTCGGGATGATTCACGTCAAGGACGTGTTCGCGGTGCTCGCGGCGGGGCAGGCGCCACCGCCTTTGCTCGACCTGATCCGCCAGCCGCTCTACGTCCCGCAGTCGATGGATGTGCTCGACCTGCTGGCGGAGATGCGCGCGAAGCGCACCCATCTCGCGATCGTGATCGACGAATATTCGGGCACCGAAGGCCTCGTCACCTTCGAGGACCTGGTCGAGGAAATCGTCGGCGAGGTCGAGGACGAGCATGACGACGAGCCGACCGCGCTGTTCGTGCCGGGCGAGAATGGCTGCTGGGAAGCCGACGCGCGCGCCGAACTCGACGACATCGGCGAAGCGATCGACCCGCGGCTCGCCGAGGTCGAGGAGGATGTCGACACGCTGGGCGGGCTTTCGGCGGTGCTCGCGGGCCATGTCCCCGAGGTCGGTGAAATCCTCCATCACCCGAGCGGGTGGCGCATCGAGGTGACCGAGGCCGACGAAAGGCGCGTCCATCACCTGCGCCTCCACCCGCCGGTCGAGATCGACCCTGAAGCGCCGCTGGACAAACCCGACGACTTTTGA
- a CDS encoding glycosyltransferase family 1 protein, which yields MEVSDLRIALFSGNYNMTTDGANKALNRLVGYLLAQGAAVRVYSPTVDDPDFAPTGDLVSVPSMAIPNRPEYRIPLHFSSRVRQDIAQFAPNILHISSPDRVSRQAAAWARRRNIPVACSVHTRFETYFRYYNLSFLEPIVVAWLRRLYRRCDALIAPSESFAQVLRQQRMNYDIGIWTRGVERDTFTPGRRDMSWRRSWGIADDVPVVAFLGRLVMEKGLDVFADTIDQLQRRKVPHQVVVIGEGPAGDWFESRLPQAKFVGFQGGENLARALASCDIFFNPSITETFGNVTLEAMACGLPVVAARATGSASIVKHGQTGYLVSPGAITLFADDLERYCRDPELRAAHGAAARAESGAYQWDAINQSVADTYLRLIRQKQRRG from the coding sequence ATGGAAGTTTCGGACCTTCGCATCGCCCTGTTCAGCGGCAACTACAACATGACGACCGACGGCGCGAACAAGGCGCTCAATCGGCTCGTCGGCTATCTGCTGGCTCAGGGCGCGGCGGTGCGCGTCTATTCGCCGACCGTCGACGACCCAGATTTTGCGCCGACCGGCGACCTTGTCAGCGTGCCGTCGATGGCGATCCCCAATCGCCCCGAATATCGCATTCCGCTCCATTTCTCGTCGCGGGTGCGCCAGGACATCGCGCAGTTCGCGCCCAACATCCTTCACATCTCCAGCCCCGACCGCGTGTCGCGGCAGGCGGCGGCGTGGGCGCGGCGGCGCAATATCCCGGTCGCCTGCTCGGTCCACACGCGCTTCGAGACCTATTTTCGCTATTACAACCTCTCCTTTCTCGAACCGATCGTCGTCGCGTGGCTGCGTCGGCTCTACCGCCGCTGTGACGCACTCATCGCGCCGTCCGAGAGCTTTGCGCAGGTGCTCCGCCAGCAGCGGATGAACTACGACATTGGCATCTGGACCCGCGGCGTCGAACGCGACACCTTCACTCCCGGCCGCCGCGACATGAGTTGGCGGCGAAGCTGGGGGATCGCCGACGACGTGCCGGTCGTCGCCTTCCTCGGCCGCCTCGTGATGGAAAAGGGGCTCGATGTCTTCGCCGACACGATCGACCAGCTTCAGCGCCGCAAGGTGCCGCATCAGGTTGTGGTGATCGGCGAAGGCCCCGCCGGCGACTGGTTCGAATCGCGCCTGCCGCAGGCAAAGTTTGTCGGCTTCCAGGGCGGCGAGAACCTCGCCCGCGCGCTCGCTTCATGCGACATCTTCTTCAATCCTTCGATCACGGAAACTTTCGGCAATGTCACGCTGGAGGCGATGGCGTGCGGGCTGCCCGTGGTCGCCGCGCGCGCCACCGGCAGCGCGAGCATCGTCAAGCATGGACAGACCGGCTACCTCGTCTCGCCGGGCGCGATCACGCTCTTCGCCGACGATCTCGAGCGCTATTGCCGCGATCCCGAACTGCGCGCGGCGCATGGCGCCGCCGCCCGTGCCGAAAGCGGCGCCTATCAATGGGATGCGATCAATCAGTCGGTCGCCGACACCTATTTGCGGCTGATCCGGCAGAAGCAGCGGCGCGGCTAG
- a CDS encoding replication-associated recombination protein A, which translates to MADDLFADQEPPASVTPGDGPLAERLRPKTLSDVVGQEHLTGPDGAIGRMVAAGQLSSIILWGPPGTGKTTIARLLAEAVGLRFAPLSAVFSGVADLKKAFADAEKMAAAGRRTLLFVDEIHRFNRAQQDGFLPFVERGTVVLVGATTENPSFALNAALLSRAQVLVLHRLGETALGTLIERAEAEIGQRLPVTAEARAALIASADGDGRFLLNQVETLFSVTIERPLDPGELAQFLHRRMPVYDKDRDGHYNLISALHKAMRGSDSQASLYWLARMLVAGEEPLYVLRRITRFASEDIGLADPQALVQCLAAKDAYQFLGSPEGELAIVQACLYCATAPKSNAAYMAQKAAWRAARDTGSLAPPANILNAPTKLMKDLGYGAGYAYDHDAPEGFSGANYWPDEMKPLDLYRPVDRGFEKRIAERMAWWDERRREGRGG; encoded by the coding sequence ATGGCGGATGATCTGTTCGCCGATCAGGAGCCGCCGGCCTCCGTCACCCCCGGCGATGGGCCGCTTGCCGAACGGCTACGGCCGAAGACGCTGTCCGATGTCGTCGGGCAGGAACATCTGACCGGCCCGGACGGTGCGATCGGCCGCATGGTCGCGGCGGGGCAATTGTCGTCGATCATCCTCTGGGGACCACCGGGCACCGGCAAGACGACGATCGCGCGGCTGCTCGCCGAAGCGGTCGGCCTGCGCTTCGCGCCGCTGTCGGCGGTCTTTTCGGGGGTTGCCGATCTCAAGAAGGCGTTCGCAGATGCTGAGAAGATGGCGGCGGCGGGCAGGCGCACATTGCTGTTCGTCGACGAGATTCACCGCTTCAACCGCGCCCAGCAGGACGGCTTTCTCCCCTTCGTCGAGCGCGGCACCGTCGTGCTCGTCGGCGCGACGACCGAGAACCCCAGCTTCGCGCTCAACGCCGCGCTGCTCAGCCGCGCGCAGGTTCTCGTGCTCCATCGCCTCGGCGAAACGGCGCTTGGCACGCTGATCGAGCGCGCCGAAGCGGAGATCGGCCAGCGCCTGCCGGTCACCGCCGAAGCGCGCGCCGCGCTGATCGCGAGCGCCGACGGCGACGGGCGCTTCCTGCTCAATCAGGTCGAGACGCTGTTTTCGGTGACGATCGAACGGCCGCTCGATCCCGGCGAGCTTGCGCAATTCCTGCACCGCCGCATGCCCGTCTACGACAAGGACCGCGACGGTCATTACAATCTCATCTCGGCGCTGCACAAGGCAATGCGCGGATCGGACTCGCAGGCGTCGCTATACTGGCTGGCGCGGATGCTCGTCGCGGGCGAGGAGCCGCTCTATGTCCTGCGTCGCATCACCCGTTTCGCGAGCGAGGACATCGGCCTCGCCGACCCGCAGGCGCTGGTGCAATGCCTTGCCGCGAAGGACGCCTATCAATTCCTCGGCTCACCGGAAGGCGAACTCGCGATCGTGCAGGCATGCCTCTACTGCGCGACCGCGCCCAAATCGAATGCCGCCTATATGGCGCAGAAGGCCGCATGGCGCGCGGCGCGCGACACCGGCAGCCTCGCGCCGCCCGCGAATATCCTCAACGCCCCGACCAAGCTGATGAAGGATCTCGGCTATGGCGCGGGCTATGCCTACGACCATGACGCGCCCGAGGGATTTTCGGGCGCCAATTACTGGCCCGACGAAATGAAACCCCTCGACCTCTACCGCCCCGTCGATCGCGGTTTCGAGAAACGGATCGCCGAGCGCATGGCTTGGTGGGACGAGCGGCGGCGCGAGGGCAGGGGCGGATAG
- a CDS encoding MmcQ/YjbR family DNA-binding protein, translating into MAARFDNWDDVVAFALALPDVEMAPFYGTPCPKVSGKAFVSPGREAGSFHVMAPHEEKEVLLETDPDSFWQTPHYEGWPGLLVRYGPHDPGRVADVIRRAWWDRAKKTQRAAFGERP; encoded by the coding sequence ATGGCGGCGCGCTTCGACAATTGGGACGATGTGGTCGCTTTCGCGCTCGCGCTCCCCGACGTCGAGATGGCGCCCTTCTATGGCACGCCGTGCCCCAAGGTGAGCGGCAAGGCCTTCGTGTCGCCGGGACGCGAGGCGGGCAGCTTTCATGTCATGGCCCCGCACGAGGAAAAGGAGGTGCTGCTTGAAACCGATCCCGACAGCTTCTGGCAGACTCCGCATTACGAAGGCTGGCCCGGCCTGCTCGTCCGCTATGGTCCGCACGATCCCGGGCGGGTCGCCGACGTCATCCGCCGTGCCTGGTGGGACCGCGCGAAGAAAACGCAGCGCGCGGCGTTCGGCGAACGGCCCTGA